The Leptodactylus fuscus isolate aLepFus1 chromosome 3, aLepFus1.hap2, whole genome shotgun sequence genome has a segment encoding these proteins:
- the SCAF8 gene encoding SR-related and CTD-associated factor 8 isoform X1 → MEAVKTFNSEGRHQGIEVPLYRSSQLYSLNDYKPPISKAKMTQITKAAIKAIKFYKHVVQSVEKFIQKCKPEYKVPGLYVIDSIVRQSRHQFGQEKDVFAPRFSNNIINTFQNLYRCPADDKSKIVRVLNLWQKNNVFKSEIIQPLLDMAAGIPPPVVTPVLPSTAAAVSNTPGTPATPVTPANVVQGIPDPWIAQITNTDTLAAVAQILQSPQGQQLQQLVQSLHVQQQKPQPSLLQALDAGLVVQLQALTAQLTAAAAASNTLNPLEQSVSLSKKLMDRFDFGEENSQNEDSKKDVTQIPLVPDSVNSSLFHQLAEHLQQQNLEHLRHQFLEQQHTPKMTAQENQDMMSESENSATPSQDDSQQAFMEKDPQLHSSLSLQQEDMDIEEMQDVTEEMFEKEEKKMIKDEKPRARSKSRSRSPRKRRSRSRSGSRKRKHRKRSRSRSRERKRKTSRSYSSERRAREREKERLKKGLPPIRSKTLSVCSTTLWVGQVDKKATQQDLTNVFEEFGQIESINMIPPRGCAYVCMVHRQDAFRALQKLSSGSCKIGSKIIKIAWALNKGVKTEYKQFWDVDLGVTYIPWEKVKLDDLNDFAEGGMIDQETVNNEWQTQRNTEPVAVKEPAPAPAPTTTVQSPVVPKTSIITTQPEAYNPPVAMLQIPVTPTVPAVSLVPPAFPVSMSVPPPGFTALPPPPFMRAGFNPTQPPPGFIPPPVPPPTIPPPSLSSAIPTALVPRLSMSTDSIKEVSYSSLMLPIPSVVTTSVSAPSVFNPSSSSQADQEEKRPLDDSERTAATTQSTVVSNAGILGVQPQPSITASVPPLTMGGRIAAMPFLDIRPGLLHQPAAARFALITPAMPPPPPPRSMLPPALIDPTVHSLPFAQGEIFPRPTIPSRLNNDNALPQEEGVALQTSNIQQEGDQDYRFPPIENRETVGQPSGGEQKKEGMSLVGSQEIEGTNSGEDIDVRHVEDDHEPQDMAVVDPCESQEKLISGSLVGQLSPEGAHKGEREAEMHSLESLRGPDLHSYESKLKNLPDAHDVPTRPQLDPRHHFGSPPADVLLPFGRHPLEIRETFGRPPLEGRDHFGRPPPEGRDHHGRPPVDGRDHYGRPILEGRNSFARVPMEGREMFGRPPLDMRDHFGRLPSDISRREQFPPDKPWGHRGDFDERPHPPFPGFGGPKGFPDDRPRHGNYRHEHRNAQGWNRGFESEVHRDYDDRRRSWERHRDRDDREFGFRREMNGNRFGRERQSSNWMPPQSQAFEYFPESSPTKEKADEASQVNGEMPETGSQQQTVKKANDPELCKKETPDKMNEEKDTKEAEVKSQPVVESTETEGT, encoded by the exons TTATACTCGCTAAATGACTACAAGCCTCCAATTTCCAAGGCTAAAATGACCCAGATCACTAAGGCCGCAATAAAAGCCATAAAG ttCTACAAGCATGTTGTGCAGAGCGTTGAAAAATTTATCCAGAAG TGTAAACCTGAATACAAAGTACCTGGTCTCTATGTTATTGACTCCATTGTTCGGCAGTCCAGACATCAGTTTGGTCAAGAGAAGGATGTTTTTGCACCTCGGTTTAGCAATAACATAATTAACACTTTCCAGAATTTGTATCGCTGCCCAGCAGATGACAAG AGCAAAATTGTAAGAGTGCTGAACCTATGGCAGAAGAATAATGTGTTCAAGAGCGAAATTATTCAGCCACTCCTCGATATGGCTGCCGGCATTCCTCCCCCTGTTGTCACACCGGTCTTGCCTAGTACTGCAGCAGCTGTAAGCAACACACCAG GCACTCCAGCAACCCCTGTTACCCCAGCAAATGTAGTCCAAGGCATACCCGATCCATGGATCGCTCAGATAACCAATACAGATACTCTAGCTGCAGTGGCGCAGATTTTACAAAGCCCGCAGGGACAACAG cttcaacaGTTGGTTCAGTCTTTGCATGTCCAACAACAGAAACCACAGCCGTCTCTACTGCAAGCTCTCGATGCTGGCTTAGTGGTTCAATTGCAAGCACTGACAGCCCAGCTCACAGCGGCAGCTGCTGCCTCCAACACTCTCAACCCATTGGAGCAAAGTGTATCTCTCAGTAAG AAACTTATGGACCGGTTTGATTTTGGGGAGGAGAATTCACAGAATGAAGACTCAAAAAAGGATGTTACACAAAT TCCCCTGGTACCAGATTCTGTGAACAGCTCGCTTTTTCATCAACTTGCAGAACATTTACAGCAGCAAAACCTAGAACATCTACGCCACCAATTCTTGGAGCAGCAACACACTCCAAAG ATGACTGCTCAGGAAAACCAGGATATGATGTCGGAATCAGAAAATTCTGCTACACCATCACAGGATGACAGCCAGCAGGCCTTCATGGAGAAAGATCCACAGCTTCACAGTTCGTTGTCATTACAACAAGAG GATATGGATATTGAAGAAATGCAAGATGTAACAGAAGAGATGTTTgaaaaggaagagaagaaaatgaTAAAAGATGAAAAACCAAGGGCGCGCTCCAAATCACGATCTAG ATCACCCAGAAAAAGACGTTCTAGATCCCGTTCTGGATCCAGGAAGCGCAAGCATAGAAAACGTTCTCGTTCAAGGTCAAGGGAAAGAAAACGTAAGACTTCAAGGTCATACTCGAGCGAGAGAAGAGCACGAGAGCGAGAGAAAGAACGACTGAAAAAAGGCCTGCCTCCGATACGATCTAAAACACTGAGTG TGTGCAGCACAACGTTATGGGTTGGACAAGTCGACAAAAAGGCAACACAGCAAGATCTGACCAATGTATTTGAAGAGTTTGGACAAATTGAATCTATTAAT ATGATTCCACCCCGTGGTTGTGCCTATGTTTGCATGGTTCACAGACAGGATGCTTTCAGAGCTCTTCAGAAGCTAAGTTCAGGCTCTTGTAAGATTGGATCTAAAATTATCAAG ATCGCTTGGGCTTTGAATAAAGGAGTGAAAACCGAGTACAAACAGTTCTGGGATGTTGATCTTGGCGTCACATATATACCATGGGAGAAAGTGAAGTTGGATGATTTAAATGACTTTGCAGAAGGTGGAATGATCGATCAGGAAACTGTTAATAATG AATGGCAAACACAGAGGAACACAGAGCCTGTTGCGGTAAAGGAGCCTGCTCCCGCTCCTGCTCCTACAACTACAGTACAGAGTCCAGTTGTTCCAAAAACCTCCATAATAACAACACAGCCAGAAGCGTATAACCCACCTGTTGCAATGCTTCAG ATTCCTGTGACTCCAACAGTTCCAGCTGTAAGCTTGGTGCCACCTGCTTTTCCGGTGTCGATGTCGGTGCCACCACCAggcttcactgctctcccccctcctccattcATGCGTGCAGGTTTTAACCCTACTCAGCCACCTCCAG GTTTTATACCTCCACCAGTTCCACCACCCACTATTCCCCCACCttctctcagctcagctattcctacAG CCCTGGTTCCTCGACTCTCTATGTCTACAGATAGCATTAAAGAAGTGTCATATAGCAGTTTAATGCTGCCTATACCATCAGTTGTGACCACTTCAGTATCTGCACCATCTGTCTTTAATCCTTCATCGAGTTCACAAGCAGACCAAGAAGAGAAACGGCCCCTCGATGACAGTGAAAGAACTGCTGCCA caACGCAAAGTACAGTGGTTAGCAACGCTGGGATCTTAGGAGTGCAGCCACAACCTTCTATTACAGCATCTGTTCCTCCTTTAACTATGGGTGGAAGGATAGCTGCCATGCCCTTTTTGGATATTCGTCCTGGATTACTTCATCAACCAGCGGCAGCAAGATTTGCTTTAATAACACCAGCaatgcccccaccaccaccaccaaggaGCATGCTTCCTCCAGCACTTATTGATCCTACTGTACACTCTCTTCCTTTCGCACAAGGAGAGATTTTTCCCCGTCCCACTATTCCATCTAGACTAAATAATGATAATGCTCTGCCTCAAGAAGAAGGTGTTGCCCTGCAAACCAGTAACATTCAACAAGAAGGCGATCAAGACTACCGTTTCCCTCCCATAGAGAATCGTGAGACTGTTGGTCAACCCTCGGGAGGGGAACAGAAAAAAGAAGGCATGTCACTAGTTGGTAGCCAGGAAATTGAAGGTACAAACTCTGGAGAGGACATTGATGTTAGACATGTAGAGGATGACCATGAACCACAGGACATGGCAGTTGTTGATCCATGTGAGAGTCAGGAGAAACTTATCTCTGGATCTCTTGTTGGACAGTTATCTCCAGAAGGTGCACATAAAGGTGAAAGGGAAGCTGAAATGCATTCTCTTGAAAGTTTGAGAGGTCCAGACCTTCATTCTTATGAAAGTAAGCTAAAAAATCTTCCTGATGCTCATGATGTTCCAACAAGACCACAGTTAGATCCCAGACACCATTTTGGCAGCCCACCAGCAGATGTATTACTGCCCTTTGGGAGACATCCTCTTGAGATTAGAGAAACTTTTGGTAGACCACCACTAGAGGGTAGAGATCATTTTGGGAGGCCACCCCCAGAAGGAAGGGATCACCATGGCAGACCCCCTGTGGATGGTAGAGATCACTATGGGCGCCCAATTTTAGAGGGTAGAAACTCCTTTGCACGTGTACCAATGGAAGGTAGAGAAATGTTTGGAAGGCCGCCTTTAGATATGAGGGATCATTTTGGAAGACTACCTTCAGATATTAGCAGAAGGGAGCAGTTTCCTCCAGATAAACCATGGGGCCATAGAGGAGATTTTGATGAAAGACCACACCCTCCCTTCCCTGGCTTTGGTGGTCCAAAAGGATTCCCAGACGACAGACCCCGTCACGGAAATTATCGGCATGAGCACAGGAATGCTCAGGGTTGGAACAGAGGATTTGAATCTGAGGTACACAGGGATTATGATGACCGCCGTCGCTCATGGGAAAGACATAGGGATAGGGATGATCGAGAATTTGGTTTTCGCAGAGAGATGAATGGCAACCGATTTGGAAGAGAGAGACAATCAAGCAACTGGATGCCACCTCAGTCACAAGCCTTTGAATATTTCCCAGAGTCTTCTCCCACCAAGGAAAAGGCTGATGAGGCGTCTCAGGTTAATGGGGAAATGCCAGAGACTGGTAGTCAACAACAAACTGTTAAAAAGGCAAACGATCCTGAACTGTGTAAAAAGGAAACACCTGACAAAATGAATGAAGAGAAAGATACCAAGGAGGCTGAAGTAAAGAGTCAACCAGTGGTTGAAAGCACAGAAACTGAGGGGACATAA